The segment AGAATTTCGGGGTTGAATGCGTCCTTGACTCCCCAGTCCTCCATAAGATCGGTGACTGGTTCCATGAAGCCAGGATCTACATAACTGTAAAAAAGCTCCGCGCCCCCGTGCACCTGGAAGGAGTCGGGCGGATTGCCGCCGACCAATCTCGTGATCATGACAGCTTTGGCGTCCGTTCCCGCTCCTCCGGCAACGGCTGAGCTAACCGGATCAAAGTCGGGATACTGATCTTCAAAGACATCGAAAAGCGCCATCAGTGCTTCTTCTTCGCCGCCGGCGGTCCACCAGTTGATAATCTCGACCTGTTCGTGATCCTGAGCCATAACAGGAACAGCTCCAGCCAGCAGCAGAGCCAGCGAAAGCGTCAAAGCCAACAAAATTCTGCGCATTTTTGATTATCCCTCCCGTTGAGTATGTGCTGAAATTTCCCTGAAAATTGTTGAAGCTGCTAAAGATGAGGTGAAAAAAATAAGTTGAAAGAGATGAATTTATTCGGATCTTCTCCATTATTAAAATTCTCTTAATATTTGCGCTTTCCTCTGGATTAAAAAATGATGATTATGAAGATTTTTGTGTTCTGGCTTTAAAATTTTGTGACAAAAAAATGCTAATACAGGTAAAATCAGCTCTGGCGGCGATATTGACTGGGAGGTATTCCTTCCTCCTGCTTGAAGACCCGGCTGAAATAGTTGCTGTCATTAAAACCGACTTCCCGGGCAATCTCCCCCACATTTTTGCGGCTGCTGCGCAGGAGCCGGCGGGCTTCATCGAGTCTGAGCCTGTTGAGATATTCGCTGAAGCTGAGACCGTAACGCTGCTTGAAGGACCGGCTCAGATAACTGGGGCTTAAACCAGCCTCTGCGGCCACCTCATCCAGCGAGATGGCTCCATCGTAGTTTTCTTCCAGATAGCGGCGGGCTCTTTCCAGCGGCTTCTCCCCATCTGATTTATCGTCCAGCAGAAAATTAAGCATGCGGCGAAAATGCTCCTGCAGAACCTGCAGAGCTTTGCTCCCGCTTTTAGCGGCTTCCAGATCGGCCAGAAACCCGCTCCGGTCAAACCTTTCGGTGAACTCCAGCTTTTCCAGTCCGGCGCTGGTGAATATCTGCCTCATGATGACTATCAAAAGTTCGCGGCTGTAATGGCGTTTTTCTTCATCGGTAAACCGCTCATCGACTTCCTCACAGATCTGTTCCAGCTTTTCCGCCGCCTGAAAATAATTCTCCATTTCCATGTAATCGAGCAGCTCCTTCTCGCGATCCAGGGGGATACGCCCGTCGTAATCGGTCGGGGGTTCACTTTTTGCCGGATTATCCGCGCTGCTTTTTACGGCCGGCGGGACAGATCGCGACTCCACCTGCAGGCGGGCATTATTGATGATATCGACAATATCCTGCTTGTTGACCGGCTTTAACAGGTAATCGAGTACGCCCAATCGGATAGCCTGCCGGGCATAGCTGAAATTATCGTAGGCAGAGATGACCACCATGGCCGCTCCCGGCAAAAACTCCTTTATCTCTTTTAAAGCTTTCAGTCCTCCCCGGCCGTCAAGACGGATATCCATCAAAATTATGTCAGGCCTTTCCCGGGACGCCAGCTCGACCGCCTCGTCGCCGCTGCCGGTGCTGGCGGCCAGCTCTATATTCTCAAATTCGGATGAAACCACGTGGGCCACGGCATCTCTGACCAGCGGTTCATCGTCCACGACCATCACTCTGCACATGAACTCTATCCCCCTCTGACTCTCTTCTTTGACTCACTTTTATTGTTCACTGCCTCAGTTTTTACTGCCTCTTTTTCACTGTCTTTCAGCAGGACTGCTCCGGGAAAATTCAAGCGCCGTCTTAGAATTCTCCGTTTCAGCTTCTGGGCCCTGCCGGCTCTTTTCTGCCGGCGGAATATCGATAACTATCTCGGTACCGCTCCCGGGGGAAGCGGCTATGGTGAGAAGATCATCGCGCTGATAAAAAAGCCTCAACCGTTCCTTGATGTTGCTCAGTCCCCCAATCTTCTCTTCCTGCTGGATGCTTTCGATCAGCTCGGCGCCCATGCCGGCCCCATCATCCCTGACCGTTATCCTGAGCCAGTCCTCATCATCCCTTCCCTTGCTTTTTTTCGCCCTGTCCTGAGGGCGCTCTAATATGACATCGATCCGCCCGGATCTATCGCTGTTCTTTTTGACCCCATGCACGAAGGCATTTTCCACCAGAGGCTGGATGGTCAGCGGCGGAATAAGATTTGAGAGAACCGTCTTATCATAATCGAAATTGAATTCGATATTTTCGCCGAATCTGGTCCTGAGAATATCACAGTAAAGGTCCACACTTTTCAGCTCTTCTTCCACCGGTATCAGCTTCTCGCTGCGTTTTAAATTGCGGCGAAAATGCTCGGCCAATCTGGTTATCATCCTGCCGGTTCTGTCGGCTTCTTCGAGCACAGCCAGCTGAGAGATAGAATTTAAAGTGTTGAAAAGAAAATGTGGGTTCATCTGAGATTGCAGCTTTTTCAGCTCGGCTTCTTTGAGGAGATTTTTCATGCGCAGATTCTCAACCTGTTTCTGCTGCAGCTCCCGTTCGACCTCCAGTTTTTCCTCCAGACGGTTAAAAAGCGTCTCCAGCTCGGTTATCATGCGGTTGAAGGCCCGGGCTATAAAACTGAGCTCATCGCTGGTTTCGACTTTGACCGGTTCGACGGCAAAATCTCCCTCGGCCAGCCGCCGGGAACGGGCAATTATCCGATAGAGGGGACCGGTAATGCTGCGCGAAAAGAGATAGAGAAATATGAGACTGAAGCCGGCCAGCAAAGCGGCCATACCGATACCATAATTTTCGATGCGGCTGACCAGATCTGAGCTGGCTGCATAGATGCGATTGGCCTGACGGTTATTGGAGTTGATGGCTTCGGTGAGATAGCGGGTGGTGATATCTATTCGTTCTCGAAAGCGGGTGTAAGACCGATGGTAATCCTCGCCTGCTTCGGCCATCTCGATAAGTTCGCGGCTTTCGGCGATAAGACCGCTGAGAACTGCATCGAATTCGGAAACTGTTTCGGAATTCTCAGCCTCCTTCAGTTCGAGCAGCTCAATTTCGATCTCCTGGTAACTCTCGCGGCTCTCCTCTGTCCTCCGGTTCAAATAACTGGCGGTATGATGTTCGAGAAGATTCAGCTTCTCCCCCGTTCTTTCCAGTAGTTCATTTTCGGCCATCATCCGGTCAGTGAGCGCCGCCGTGCCGCGGTGGGCCAGGGCCACATAGACCGATATCATCAGCATAAGGCAGAAGAAAAGGGCAAAGAAAATCAGCAGTTTTTTGCGCAGAGTGAAACGAAGTTCTCCCGAATTTTTGTCCTTGCCGTTCGGGCTCTCATCTGAGCGGGGGATCATCGAAGCTCACCTCCGATATTTCGCCGGCTTCGGGATCAACGATCTCCATATCGACCCGGCTGTGCAGGTTGACGCTGCCGCGGGTGAGAATAGCGGCCATCTCTTCCACAGCCTGATAACCTATCTGGCGCGAATCATGATATATGAGGGCGTCGAATTCTTCGCCGCTCACCTCTCCGGCCAGACCGGACCGGCTGCCGTAACCAGCCGTGAAGATATCCTCTCCCGCTCTTTTCGGGAGCGCAGCTTCTGCAAGCATTAAAGTTATCTCCTCGCCGGGACTGAAGATAACTTCAGAGTCGTCCTCTGAGAGAATTCCCCGCATCTCGTCGCTCAGCTCGAGCAGATCGGGTTCGACTTCTCTTATTCTCAGCCTGTCCTGGCTGCCGGCGGCCGCGAAGGCCTCCTGCAGACCAAAAATTTTGAGCTGTTCTGAGGTCGAAACCGCCCTGCCCGCGCGAGAACTATCGACCAGCGCATATATATCGCCCCCTTCGGATTTGTTCAACAGATAACGGCCGATCTGAAAACCGGCCTGATGATGATCGAGTCCGACGTAGGAAAGGCGGCTGGAATCAGGGTAATCAGCATTGATTGTGACCACAGGCAGCCCATCATCCAGAGCATTTATCTCCTCGGTCAGATCATCGGAAGCACCCTCGAGCAAAACCCCATCAAAATCAGCTATATCGACCAGTTCGAGATATTCGGAGGCCGAAAGCTGTCCGGCTGGATCGGCCTCATAAAATTTCAACTCCAATCCCCGGCTGGAGGCGGCCTGACTGGCCCCCTCGCGGATGAGCTCA is part of the Halarsenatibacter silvermanii genome and harbors:
- a CDS encoding sugar ABC transporter substrate-binding protein, giving the protein MKTDLISTKTLLLIVLCLAVVITFNYMMWQNYAEIQRLVARFGDEDFFVPGAGTAAADDEENLQVALITSGGQQRVELIREGASQAASSRGLELKFYEADPAGQLSASEYLELVDIADFDGVLLEGASDDLTEEINALDDGLPVVTINADYPDSSRLSYVGLDHHQAGFQIGRYLLNKSEGGDIYALVDSSRAGRAVSTSEQLKIFGLQEAFAAAGSQDRLRIREVEPDLLELSDEMRGILSEDDSEVIFSPGEEITLMLAEAALPKRAGEDIFTAGYGSRSGLAGEVSGEEFDALIYHDSRQIGYQAVEEMAAILTRGSVNLHSRVDMEIVDPEAGEISEVSFDDPPLR
- a CDS encoding sensor histidine kinase, coding for MIPRSDESPNGKDKNSGELRFTLRKKLLIFFALFFCLMLMISVYVALAHRGTAALTDRMMAENELLERTGEKLNLLEHHTASYLNRRTEESRESYQEIEIELLELKEAENSETVSEFDAVLSGLIAESRELIEMAEAGEDYHRSYTRFRERIDITTRYLTEAINSNNRQANRIYAASSDLVSRIENYGIGMAALLAGFSLIFLYLFSRSITGPLYRIIARSRRLAEGDFAVEPVKVETSDELSFIARAFNRMITELETLFNRLEEKLEVERELQQKQVENLRMKNLLKEAELKKLQSQMNPHFLFNTLNSISQLAVLEEADRTGRMITRLAEHFRRNLKRSEKLIPVEEELKSVDLYCDILRTRFGENIEFNFDYDKTVLSNLIPPLTIQPLVENAFVHGVKKNSDRSGRIDVILERPQDRAKKSKGRDDEDWLRITVRDDGAGMGAELIESIQQEEKIGGLSNIKERLRLFYQRDDLLTIAASPGSGTEIVIDIPPAEKSRQGPEAETENSKTALEFSRSSPAERQ
- a CDS encoding helix-turn-helix domain-containing protein → MCRVMVVDDEPLVRDAVAHVVSSEFENIELAASTGSGDEAVELASRERPDIILMDIRLDGRGGLKALKEIKEFLPGAAMVVISAYDNFSYARQAIRLGVLDYLLKPVNKQDIVDIINNARLQVESRSVPPAVKSSADNPAKSEPPTDYDGRIPLDREKELLDYMEMENYFQAAEKLEQICEEVDERFTDEEKRHYSRELLIVIMRQIFTSAGLEKLEFTERFDRSGFLADLEAAKSGSKALQVLQEHFRRMLNFLLDDKSDGEKPLERARRYLEENYDGAISLDEVAAEAGLSPSYLSRSFKQRYGLSFSEYLNRLRLDEARRLLRSSRKNVGEIAREVGFNDSNYFSRVFKQEEGIPPSQYRRQS